The genomic interval GACCATGGGAAGGAGAAAATGCAATTGAAGAGGCACTGAAAACGTATCAAAAAATATTGGATTTGCCTTTTGCTAAAGAATCTACAAAATTGTTTGAAGGTCCATCTATTAATTTAGCCAAAATAAGAGGAGGAACCGTTTATAACAAAGTGCCAGATGAAGCGGTTATTTCGTATGACATACGATTTTTGCCGGGTCAAAGCGAAAAAGAAATTTTAAAGCAAATTAAAAATGAAATTGATGGTGAAATTTCAATTCATTTGTCTGGTGCTTCTGTAATGAATGAAACAGACAATCCGTTCATACAAAAACTAGTTACAGAAATTTCACAAGAAACACATCAATCACCTGAATCTGTGAAATTATTCGGACAACATGGGTTTGCAGATACAAGATATTTTGCTAGATTTGGAACGCCAGCCATTGAATTTGGTCCATCAGGTGCAGCTTGGCATGGCGATGGTGAATTTGCCGAAGTTGACTCTATAGAAATCTATAAAGACATATTAGTGAGATTTGCAGAATCTTTTTCAAATTAATTATTTAGGAAAGTATGAATCTCTAGAAATAAGAGTATTCATACTTTTAATTTTTATATATTCAACACTTCAACATAATAAGTAGATTTATATATTGAATATTCACAATATTAAAACCATATGATATTCTATATCTACTTAAAAGGGGTTACAACAGAATATAGACAAGGGGAGATTTTATGAATTTAGCAATTTTAGGCTTTATCATGATTGTGGTCTTTATGATTTTAATCATGAGTAGAAAAATGTCTGCGTTAGTTGCGCTCATCGTAGTTCCGGTAGTCTTTGGTTTGATTGGGGGATTTTATTCAAGCTTAGGAAAAGACATTTTAGAAGGTTTGACTACCGTAGCACCGACTGGAATTATGCTAATCTTTGCAATACTCTATTTTGGAGTCATGATTGATGCAGGATTATTCAATCCTATCATCAGTATCATTATGAAAGGTGTTAAGGGTGATCCGGTTAAAATCACTATTGGAACAGTAGCATTAGCTTCTATCGTTGCACTAGATGGCGATGGAACAACTACTTTTATTATCACAGTCACAGCAATGATGCCGCTATATAAGAAAATGGGGATGAACCTATACATATTATCTACATTAGCTTTATTATCCATCGGCGTAATGAATATGACGCCTTGGGGAGGTCCGACAGCACGTGCAATTTCTTCTTTGCAGCTGACAACTGAAGAAGTCTTCACACCTATTATCCCGGTTATGGTTGCAGGTATTCTATTCGCTTTCTTTGCAGCATATGTTTTAGGTGTTCGTGAAAGAAAAAGAATCGGTATTCAAAATCATCTATCTCTTACATTAGAAGAAATGAATAATGCAAATGGAACAGATGAAGATGATAGAGAATTGTTACGACCGAAGTTAACGATTATCAATGCAGTTTTAACGGTTGCGTTATTAACTGCATTAATCACAAACTTCTTGCCAATTCCTGTACTCTTTATGCTTGGGTTCG from Staphylococcus condimenti carries:
- a CDS encoding M20 family metallopeptidase, with translation MTKTLDLLKSLIEFDSSTKDEANKTLQFCKTWLEQEGLEPVRLSNEGFDSLICNVGAGEKRLILNGHVDVVSGNLNQFEPRIEGNKIYGRGSADMKAGVSAMMSALSELQHKDLGNTSVQLQLVTDEEIGGKHGANFLTDQGYLGDFVICGEPTQLGIGYQAKGILQVDIHLKGKSAHGSRPWEGENAIEEALKTYQKILDLPFAKESTKLFEGPSINLAKIRGGTVYNKVPDEAVISYDIRFLPGQSEKEILKQIKNEIDGEISIHLSGASVMNETDNPFIQKLVTEISQETHQSPESVKLFGQHGFADTRYFARFGTPAIEFGPSGAAWHGDGEFAEVDSIEIYKDILVRFAESFSN
- a CDS encoding CitMHS family transporter; this translates as MNLAILGFIMIVVFMILIMSRKMSALVALIVVPVVFGLIGGFYSSLGKDILEGLTTVAPTGIMLIFAILYFGVMIDAGLFNPIISIIMKGVKGDPVKITIGTVALASIVALDGDGTTTFIITVTAMMPLYKKMGMNLYILSTLALLSIGVMNMTPWGGPTARAISSLQLTTEEVFTPIIPVMVAGILFAFFAAYVLGVRERKRIGIQNHLSLTLEEMNNANGTDEDDRELLRPKLTIINAVLTVALLTALITNFLPIPVLFMLGFAVALIINYPNLNTQSEIIKRHAGNVLAVVSLVFASGVFTGVMSGTKMVDAMASSLVNIIPDAMGNHFALITAVLSMPFTYFMANDPFYYGILPILAESAHQFGISKAMMARASILGQPLHVLSPLYAAGYLLVGMLGIDYGTNQKIVMKWAIGSSLFMILVAGLIGIIAF